From the Alloalcanivorax dieselolei B5 genome, one window contains:
- a CDS encoding zinc-binding alcohol dehydrogenase family protein — protein MMKAVGFDRPRTIEDLHALQDIEMDTPVPGPRDLLIAVEAVSVNPVDTKVRQRPLAEPGFRVLGYDAAGRVQAVGDQVQGFKPGDRVWYAGAMQRQGSNAQFQCVDERLVAHKPDSLGMQEAAALPLTTLTVWEALEDQLGLTPDTAKGKTLLVVGGAGGVGSIGIQLAARHFGMTVIATAGRDESARWCQSMGAAHTIDYRQGLVEPVKALGIDGVDAVLLAQEPDPYWAEACELVKPLGGIVTIVDARGPLDLNALKPKSARFAWEFMFTRAMFGVDMERQGEILSQAAKLVDEGVLQTTLGESLGPINAANLKQAHRRIEDGRTIGKLVLAGWED, from the coding sequence ATGATGAAAGCAGTGGGTTTTGACCGCCCCCGAACCATTGAAGACTTGCACGCGTTACAGGATATCGAGATGGACACCCCGGTTCCCGGTCCCCGCGATCTGCTGATCGCGGTGGAAGCGGTATCGGTGAACCCCGTGGACACCAAGGTGCGCCAGCGGCCACTGGCCGAACCCGGCTTCCGGGTGCTCGGTTATGACGCCGCCGGCCGGGTGCAGGCGGTGGGTGACCAGGTTCAGGGTTTCAAGCCCGGCGACCGGGTCTGGTATGCCGGCGCCATGCAACGCCAGGGCAGCAACGCCCAGTTCCAATGCGTTGATGAAAGACTGGTGGCGCACAAACCCGACAGTCTCGGCATGCAGGAAGCCGCCGCGTTGCCGCTGACCACGCTGACGGTCTGGGAAGCCCTGGAAGACCAGCTCGGTCTGACCCCGGACACCGCCAAGGGCAAGACCTTGCTGGTGGTGGGAGGCGCCGGAGGGGTCGGTTCCATCGGCATTCAACTGGCCGCCCGCCATTTTGGTATGACGGTGATCGCCACCGCCGGCCGCGACGAATCCGCCCGCTGGTGTCAGTCCATGGGGGCCGCCCACACCATCGATTACCGCCAGGGGCTGGTAGAACCGGTAAAAGCCCTCGGTATCGACGGCGTGGACGCTGTTCTGCTGGCCCAGGAGCCGGATCCGTATTGGGCCGAAGCCTGCGAACTGGTCAAACCGCTGGGCGGCATCGTTACCATTGTCGACGCCCGCGGCCCTCTGGATCTGAACGCGCTGAAACCCAAAAGCGCCCGCTTCGCCTGGGAATTCATGTTTACCCGGGCCATGTTCGGCGTGGACATGGAGCGCCAGGGGGAGATTCTGTCCCAGGCCGCCAAACTGGTGGATGAAGGTGTACTGCAAACCACCCTGGGCGAGTCCCTGGGCCCGATCAACGCCGCCAACCTGAAGCAGGCGCACCGCCGTATCGAGGATGGCCGGACCATCGGCAAACTGGTTCTGGCCGGCTGGGAGGACTAA
- a CDS encoding PhoX family protein, with product MSGEWRTDAEDWETQDDHPVLRSTGGHWLSLTRRGVLKGGLGVAAVFVGGCAMTGGARPRIGFTPLPAQTNPDFDAVQVPAGYRAVPFYSWGDPIDAEAPRWRADAGNDWRDQLRQAGDNHDGMHYFPFPDNPNGHGLLVINHEKVATDFLHPRGATVLQDEQGRPRRPGEEVNKELAAHGVSVIEIAKDRAGQWRRIMTSSYNRRISGLTPMILSGPAAGAEAMCTASDPTGRRVIGTFANCALGYTPWGTYLACEENWPNYFVNRDAEDYQRRPQQARYRLSQGERSNYYLWETAQSRFDATPDRSLPHQGEVNEPNRFGWVVEIDPFDPNSTPVKRTAMGRLVRECATPSLADDGRMAFYFGDDTRGEYIYKFVPRDRYRADDPGANRELLDHGTLYVAVFHDDGRGEWRPLRHGQGPLNAANGFPDQAAVLINARGAADLLGATRMDRPEWVAVRPGSREVYVTLTNNDERGVDDGQPVNAANPRPRNLHGQILRWRERDNDPAATVFDWALFLLAGYPAGSDAPAHQWGTIQGDVFSSPDGLWFDPAGRLWIETDYDDESPDHQAMGTNQLLCADPDSGEVRRFLVGPRGCEITGITGTPDGRTLWINVQHPGISYPASDGRTRPRSTTVLITRDDGGEIGT from the coding sequence GGTGGCGGCGGTCTTTGTCGGAGGCTGCGCGATGACCGGTGGCGCGCGGCCACGCATCGGATTCACGCCGCTGCCGGCGCAAACCAATCCCGACTTTGATGCTGTACAGGTGCCGGCGGGATATCGCGCGGTGCCTTTCTACAGCTGGGGGGATCCGATTGATGCCGAGGCACCACGGTGGCGCGCGGATGCCGGTAACGATTGGCGCGATCAGCTGCGGCAGGCCGGCGATAACCATGACGGGATGCACTATTTTCCGTTTCCGGATAATCCCAACGGGCACGGGTTGCTGGTGATCAATCATGAAAAAGTGGCGACGGATTTCCTGCATCCACGGGGCGCCACGGTACTTCAGGACGAACAGGGCAGGCCGCGCCGGCCCGGCGAAGAAGTGAACAAAGAACTGGCCGCCCACGGTGTCAGCGTCATCGAGATCGCCAAGGACCGCGCCGGTCAGTGGCGGCGAATCATGACGTCGTCCTATAACCGTCGCATCAGCGGTTTGACGCCGATGATACTGAGCGGTCCGGCGGCGGGGGCCGAAGCCATGTGCACCGCCTCGGATCCCACCGGGCGCCGGGTGATTGGCACGTTCGCCAATTGCGCGCTGGGCTACACCCCCTGGGGCACTTATCTGGCCTGTGAGGAAAACTGGCCGAACTACTTCGTCAATCGGGACGCGGAGGATTATCAGCGGCGTCCGCAACAGGCCCGCTACCGGCTCAGTCAGGGCGAGCGCAGTAACTATTATTTGTGGGAAACCGCGCAATCCCGCTTCGACGCCACGCCGGACCGCTCCCTGCCTCACCAGGGTGAGGTCAATGAACCGAACCGGTTCGGCTGGGTGGTGGAAATCGATCCCTTCGACCCGAACAGCACACCGGTGAAGCGTACCGCCATGGGACGGCTGGTGCGTGAATGCGCCACGCCTTCGCTGGCCGATGACGGGCGCATGGCGTTTTACTTCGGGGATGACACTCGCGGTGAGTACATCTACAAATTCGTGCCCCGTGATCGTTACCGCGCGGATGATCCCGGCGCCAACCGGGAGCTGCTGGATCACGGCACTTTGTATGTGGCGGTATTCCATGATGACGGCCGAGGTGAATGGCGGCCCTTGCGGCACGGTCAGGGGCCGCTCAACGCCGCCAATGGCTTCCCGGATCAGGCGGCCGTGCTGATCAACGCGCGCGGCGCCGCGGATCTGCTCGGCGCTACCCGCATGGACCGGCCCGAATGGGTGGCGGTGCGGCCCGGCAGCCGCGAGGTTTACGTTACGCTGACCAATAACGATGAGCGCGGTGTCGATGACGGGCAACCGGTGAACGCCGCCAATCCCAGGCCCAGGAACCTGCACGGACAGATTCTGCGCTGGCGGGAGCGGGACAATGATCCCGCCGCCACGGTTTTTGATTGGGCGCTGTTTTTATTGGCGGGTTACCCCGCCGGCAGTGACGCGCCGGCCCACCAGTGGGGCACGATCCAGGGGGACGTGTTCTCCTCGCCGGACGGATTGTGGTTCGATCCGGCGGGGCGTCTCTGGATCGAAACCGATTACGACGACGAAAGCCCGGATCACCAGGCCATGGGAACCAATCAGCTGTTGTGCGCGGACCCGGACAGCGGCGAGGTGCGTCGTTTTCTGGTCGGGCCACGGGGATGCGAAATCACCGGCATCACCGGCACGCCGGATGGGCGGACCTTGTGGATCAATGTGCAGCATCCGGGGATCAGCTATCCGGCCAGCGATGGCCGCACCCGCCCCCGTTCCACCACGGTGTTGATCACACGCGACGACGGCGGCGAGATCGGCACCTAG
- a CDS encoding AMP-binding protein, translating into MEPAIANTSSAVRACLERAPTPLRLLRQAAARYPDHPALVYLCDADSGQPVTVSYAQLLAETEAVARALRASGVTPEDGVAMFLPLVPEAVSALIAACSVGVAFPVNLLMSEQAIASQLALARCKVVITVGSHAESDLSERVSAAAASLPRPPHVVVVPLGEAGDATFDGEPWSTFVAKAGNAVLAADDDPERVAALLHTGGTTYAPKLAELTLGNLAAGGVMTCAGCGYSQGDRLLNGLPLFHVGSSVDAVLAIIAAGATLVLPTALGLKNPAVIRRFWSMLDALEVTLVGGVPATLSTLADAPRQQQRCASLRAFLTGGSALNPQLARRLETISGAPVYQLYGMTESAGIVTAQFIDGMFRPPLAGHPVPLVEVAIEEPGRPFRAGQRGELWVRGPNVFVGYRTATGTQDRPRNGWIPSGDLVAVTDDGQLRIVGRTKEVIIRSGHNIDPQMLEQVAEEHPAVLEAAVVAMPDQYAGELPVLYVTLRAGTDARSVESIDAFVCDRIAVPQARPRHVFVLPSMPMTPLGKVARYQLRQKAVSYRAGQLIAELDTGARVSCPQPDAKSIVIDWSSSAAAAMHDRARERLAELGLVLMSA; encoded by the coding sequence ATGGAACCAGCTATCGCGAACACCAGTAGTGCGGTTCGGGCCTGTCTGGAGCGGGCGCCAACGCCGCTGCGCTTGCTGCGTCAGGCCGCGGCGCGCTATCCGGATCATCCGGCCTTGGTGTATCTGTGCGATGCCGATAGCGGCCAGCCGGTGACGGTCAGCTATGCTCAATTGCTGGCCGAGACCGAAGCAGTGGCCCGTGCCCTGCGTGCCAGCGGGGTTACCCCGGAAGATGGCGTGGCGATGTTTTTGCCTCTGGTGCCGGAAGCGGTATCGGCCTTGATCGCCGCGTGTTCGGTGGGGGTGGCGTTTCCGGTGAATCTGCTGATGTCGGAACAGGCGATCGCCTCCCAACTGGCGCTGGCCCGCTGCAAAGTGGTGATCACCGTGGGATCCCATGCGGAGTCGGATTTGAGCGAACGGGTCAGCGCCGCCGCCGCGAGCCTGCCGCGACCGCCCCATGTGGTGGTCGTGCCGTTGGGGGAAGCAGGGGACGCGACGTTCGACGGGGAGCCCTGGTCGACGTTCGTGGCGAAGGCAGGGAATGCCGTTCTGGCCGCGGACGATGATCCGGAGCGGGTGGCCGCTCTGCTGCACACCGGAGGGACCACTTACGCGCCGAAGCTGGCGGAGCTGACCCTGGGCAATCTGGCCGCCGGCGGCGTGATGACCTGCGCCGGGTGCGGCTACAGTCAGGGCGACCGCCTCCTGAACGGCTTGCCCCTGTTCCATGTGGGCAGTTCGGTGGACGCCGTGCTGGCGATTATCGCCGCCGGTGCCACGCTGGTGCTGCCCACTGCCCTGGGGTTAAAGAATCCGGCGGTGATCCGGCGTTTCTGGTCGATGCTGGACGCGTTGGAGGTGACGCTGGTGGGCGGCGTGCCGGCCACGCTTTCAACCCTGGCCGACGCCCCCCGCCAACAGCAACGATGCGCTTCCCTGAGAGCCTTTCTCACCGGTGGTTCGGCGCTCAATCCGCAACTGGCCCGGCGCCTGGAAACGATCAGCGGCGCCCCGGTGTATCAGCTTTACGGCATGACCGAGTCCGCCGGTATCGTTACCGCCCAGTTCATCGACGGGATGTTCCGGCCGCCGCTGGCCGGACACCCGGTGCCGTTGGTGGAGGTGGCCATCGAGGAGCCGGGCCGGCCGTTCAGGGCGGGCCAGCGTGGCGAGCTGTGGGTGCGGGGCCCCAATGTCTTCGTCGGCTATCGTACCGCCACCGGCACGCAGGATCGGCCGCGCAACGGCTGGATACCGTCCGGGGATTTGGTGGCCGTCACTGATGACGGGCAACTGCGGATTGTCGGCCGCACCAAGGAAGTGATTATCCGCAGTGGCCATAACATTGATCCGCAAATGCTGGAGCAGGTGGCGGAAGAACACCCGGCGGTGCTGGAGGCGGCCGTGGTGGCGATGCCGGATCAGTATGCCGGAGAGCTGCCGGTGCTGTACGTGACACTGCGCGCCGGGACGGATGCGCGCAGTGTCGAAAGCATCGATGCCTTCGTGTGTGATCGTATCGCCGTGCCACAGGCCCGCCCCCGCCATGTGTTCGTATTGCCCTCGATGCCGATGACACCGCTGGGCAAGGTGGCGCGTTATCAATTGCGGCAAAAAGCGGTGAGCTACCGGGCCGGACAACTGATCGCCGAACTGGATACCGGCGCCCGGGTGAGTTGCCCGCAGCCGGACGCCAAATCAATCGTTATCGACTGGTCCTCGTCGGCGGCCGCGGCCATGCATGATCGGGCGCGGGAGCGGCTGGCGGAACTGGGACTGGTGCTGATGTCCGCTTAG
- a CDS encoding amidase, with amino-acid sequence MNFDEYRKLDGVALAGLVASGEVSAAELLELAIARAEQVNPKLNGLVIPLYQEGRRTAERPLSGPLAGVPMLAKDLFQEMAGAPCYMGNKALKSMGFRAPHDSELVKRWRQAGLVLFGRTNTPEFGAKGITEPDSFGPCRNPWNPDHTPGGSSGGSASLVAAGVVPFAGANDGGGSIRIPAACCGLFGLKPGRGRTPWGPDFGEALHGLSVNHAVTRSVRDCAVLLDAVAGDELASLYPLAPPARPYREETERDPGTLRIAFTNRSPIGTEVDPEAVKAVEKTALLLEFLGHRVEEAEPDIDVMAMSMDWLMVWFAKCADSVNEMRRLTGAGDDGFELDTLAMAAFGRSLSAPDYLQCYQRWQTYTRQLMAFLQGYDFLMTPTLAMPPARIGAMATPPLQQAALKLVLKTGAQKLLMKTGLVEQMARENLKYTPFTQLANVTGVPAMSVPLHWCDNGLPLGVQFVGGHGDEGKLLSLAAQLERAEPWFDRIPPEL; translated from the coding sequence ATGAATTTTGACGAATACCGTAAGTTGGATGGCGTTGCGCTGGCCGGACTGGTGGCTTCGGGGGAAGTCAGCGCGGCGGAATTGCTGGAACTGGCCATCGCCCGGGCGGAACAGGTCAACCCGAAGCTCAACGGCCTGGTCATTCCGCTTTACCAGGAAGGCCGGCGCACGGCGGAGAGACCGCTCTCCGGACCGTTGGCGGGGGTGCCCATGCTGGCCAAGGACCTGTTCCAGGAGATGGCCGGAGCGCCCTGTTATATGGGTAACAAGGCGCTCAAGAGCATGGGCTTCCGCGCTCCCCATGATTCGGAGCTGGTGAAGCGCTGGCGCCAGGCCGGTCTGGTACTGTTCGGGCGCACCAATACGCCGGAGTTTGGCGCCAAGGGGATCACCGAGCCGGATTCGTTCGGTCCCTGCCGCAATCCCTGGAATCCCGATCACACCCCCGGCGGTTCTTCCGGTGGTTCGGCGTCCCTGGTGGCCGCCGGGGTGGTGCCCTTCGCCGGCGCCAATGATGGCGGTGGCAGTATCCGTATTCCGGCGGCCTGTTGTGGCCTGTTCGGGCTCAAGCCCGGCCGTGGCCGCACACCCTGGGGGCCGGATTTCGGTGAAGCCCTGCACGGACTGTCGGTGAATCACGCGGTGACCCGTTCGGTGCGCGATTGCGCGGTACTGCTGGATGCGGTGGCCGGAGACGAACTGGCCAGCCTCTATCCGCTGGCGCCCCCCGCGCGGCCTTACCGGGAGGAGACGGAACGTGACCCGGGGACTTTGCGCATCGCCTTCACCAACCGCTCGCCCATCGGTACAGAAGTGGACCCCGAGGCGGTGAAGGCGGTGGAGAAGACAGCCCTTTTGCTGGAATTCCTCGGCCACCGGGTGGAAGAAGCGGAGCCGGACATCGATGTCATGGCCATGAGCATGGACTGGCTGATGGTCTGGTTCGCCAAGTGCGCCGACAGCGTCAACGAGATGCGCCGGCTCACCGGCGCCGGCGACGACGGCTTCGAATTGGATACCCTGGCGATGGCGGCGTTCGGGCGCAGCCTGAGCGCGCCGGATTATCTGCAGTGCTACCAGCGCTGGCAAACCTACACGCGTCAGTTGATGGCGTTCCTTCAAGGGTATGACTTCTTGATGACGCCGACCCTGGCCATGCCGCCGGCGCGTATCGGGGCCATGGCGACACCGCCCTTGCAGCAGGCGGCGCTGAAACTGGTACTGAAAACCGGTGCGCAAAAACTGCTGATGAAAACCGGACTGGTGGAGCAGATGGCACGGGAAAACCTGAAGTACACGCCGTTCACGCAGTTGGCCAACGTCACCGGCGTGCCGGCCATGTCGGTGCCGCTGCACTGGTGTGACAACGGCCTGCCGCTGGGCGTGCAGTTTGTCGGTGGCCATGGCGACGAAGGCAAGCTGTTGTCCCTGGCGGCACAATTGGAACGGGCCGAACCGTGGTTTGACCGGATACCGCCGGAGTTATAA
- a CDS encoding PaaX-like family protein, with translation MAGDTALTSVALAQGGDIMGFKAGAVRVAVSRLSTQGAITSPRRGSWRLAENAPWAREQGRWRALSELLCPWREDWWVAVTHQVSRSNRSGWREHERALWQRGFAEVQRDLFVRPANLSLSFSDLKQQLQALGMAPQTVLLHADQLSVTPRPGLWDFRRRHTLLEKVRDEMCRLLDQAPAGTAPDKVLCARFLRVGRAATKILNTDPLLPEEWTGPSPRGEVIQLLPHFISTGRTLWFRYMGID, from the coding sequence GTGGCCGGAGACACCGCGCTGACCTCCGTGGCGCTGGCCCAGGGCGGTGACATCATGGGGTTCAAGGCCGGCGCCGTTCGTGTGGCGGTGAGCCGTTTGTCCACGCAGGGCGCCATCACCAGTCCCCGACGCGGCAGCTGGCGATTGGCGGAAAACGCCCCCTGGGCCCGGGAACAGGGCCGTTGGCGGGCTCTGAGTGAGTTGCTGTGCCCTTGGAGGGAGGATTGGTGGGTGGCGGTCACCCACCAGGTGTCGCGTTCCAACCGCAGCGGCTGGCGGGAACATGAGAGAGCCCTTTGGCAAAGGGGGTTCGCCGAGGTGCAACGGGATCTTTTCGTCCGCCCCGCCAACCTGTCACTGAGCTTCTCCGACCTGAAACAGCAGTTGCAGGCATTGGGCATGGCTCCGCAAACCGTGCTGCTGCATGCCGATCAGTTGTCGGTCACCCCCAGGCCCGGTTTGTGGGATTTTCGGCGCCGTCACACCCTGCTCGAGAAGGTCCGTGATGAAATGTGTCGGCTGCTTGACCAGGCCCCCGCCGGCACCGCCCCCGACAAAGTCCTGTGCGCGCGTTTTTTGCGCGTGGGCCGGGCCGCCACCAAGATCCTCAACACCGACCCGTTATTGCCGGAAGAATGGACCGGTCCATCACCGCGTGGCGAGGTGATCCAGTTGCTGCCCCACTTCATCAGTACCGGTCGCACGCTGTGGTTTCGTTACATGGGCATCGACTAG